One window of the Hemitrygon akajei chromosome 5, sHemAka1.3, whole genome shotgun sequence genome contains the following:
- the gpr34b gene encoding probable G-protein coupled receptor 34b: protein MTIANQSMSYRPPGNEGTMEANMSQNCSINQDFLMVFLPIMYSFIFLTGLISNVSALLVFFIIQTKKNSIHVYLINMAIADLLLIVCLPFRIAYHANHDQWVLGNKFCRAIGILFYLNMYVSIVLLGLISIDRYLKIIKPLQHYKLQDVHISCKTCGMIWFVSILIGIIELWKSRTTNNFNKCFHYREKQHSEVIINLVIVFVFWIVFFLLIISYAKIARRLSNLSREKPELSNKKVFNNVVMKTFIIPFIFTICFVPFHISRFFYIASQLQQGNCYWKNTANKANEISLLLSAFNSCLDPIMYFLLSKTVRKTILSLIDGKLQKDSRSETT from the coding sequence ATGACAATTGCCAATCAGTCAATGAGCTACAGGCCGCCAGGAAATGAAGGAACGATGGAAGCCAATATGAGCCAGAACTGCAGCATAAACCAGGATTTTCTAATGGTTTTTTTACCAATAATGTACTCCTTTATATTCTTAACAGGACTGATAAGCAATGTTTCAGCACTGTTAGTGTTTTTCATTATACAAACTAAAAAAAACTCCATTCATGTCTATCTGATCAATATGGCAATTGCAGACCTCCTCTTAATTGTCTGCCTACCTTTCAGAATAGCTTACCATGCAAATCATGACCAATGGGTATTAGGAAACAAGTTCTGCAGAGCCATAggcattttgttttatttgaataTGTATGTTAGCATCGTACTTTTGGGACTCATCAGTATAGATCGGTACTTAAAAATAATAAAGCCATTGCAGCACTATAAACTACAAGATGTCCACATAAGTTGTAAGACTTGTGGCATGATCTGGTTTGTCTCCATTCTGATTGGTATAATAGAGCTTTGGAAGAGCAGAACAACCAATAATTTCAACAAGTGCTTCCATTATAGAGAAAAACAACATTCAGAAGTAATCATCAATCTTGTCATTGTATTCGTTTTTTGGATTGTCTTCTTTCTCCTCATTATTTCATATGCAAAGATTGCAAGAAGGCTTTCTAATCTCAGTAGAGAAAAGCCTGAATTGTCCAACAAGAAAGTTTTCAACAATGTTGTAATGAAAACATTCATTATTCCCTTCATTTTTACCATCTGTTTCGTCCCATTTCACATCTCCCGCTTCTTTTACATTGCATCTCAGCTCCAGCAAGGAAACTGTTACTGGAAAAACACAGCaaataaagcaaatgaaatatcaCTTTTGTTATCTGCTTTCAACAGTTGCCTGGATCCAATAATGTATTTTCTACTCTCCAAGACAGTTAGAAAAACTATATTGAGCTTAATTGATGGAAAACTTCAGAAAGATTCAAGAAGTGAAACCACATAA